Part of the Virgibacillus natechei genome is shown below.
AAGATTTATTTAATTTTAGTTTTTAACAGTATAGAATGAGGATTCGAATTTGTCAAATTACTAATAGAGAAATAGAATCTATATTTACGATCAACAGATAATAGACATGTTCACAATTGGAATTAATGAATGTAACTCCTCAAGGAGAGGGCTTAGAAATTGAGTTTACTAGATTAGGAAGAAGCTCGGTTTACTGTGGCAATTAAAGAATAGTATAAATTATATAGTAAGCCTTGTAATAAATAATTAGCTATGATATAAATATAAAATGACCAATTTGGTATTATAGTCATTATCAAGTTTTTGAATTCACCTAATTTGAAGAAGGGCATGATTCATTAATGTTAGAAAATAAACGTGGACTCATTTTAGATTCAGCTGCTAATTCGTTTTCCATGTATGGCTTTAAAGGAACCACGATGGATAAAGTAGCTAGTCTTGCCGGGGTTGGCAAAGGAACCATTTATACAGTATTTGATAATAAGGAAGATTTATTTGATGCGGTTTTGCAGCAAATAATTATTGAGATGGAGCACATATTTTATAAATGTATACTTCCTGAGAAATCTGTTTCAGATAATCTTTATGAGGCATTAAACCAGTTGCTTGAATTTAGAAAAGAGCATCAGGTAATGATGAAGCTGACGTATGAGGTGCGAATGTTTGGTACGGATCATTCAAAACAGGCACTCGATAAGATAGAGGATGCTATTATACAGTGTGTTGAGTCGCAACTCATTCAAGCCGTTGAGCAGAAGAAAATCTATGCATCGGAACCGAGTATTACAGCATTTTTATTATATAAACTGTATATGAGTCTTGTTTTTGACTATGAAGAGAAGTATGGGCGGTTAGATAAAGATTTGATAGCCAAAATCTTTCAGCAGCATTTCATGTATGCGCTGATTCATAACAAAGAGATGTAAGTCTCTTTTTTTACTAATAAGTGACCAATTGAACAAAATGGTCAAAAATAAAATTTGGAGGGGAAATATGAAGGGAATAAGTCATGAACTGAGAGGTATTTTTGCATCCAAGAAATTAGTTATCGCACTAATGGGGATTATCTTGATGCCGCTATTATACGGAGGCTTGTTGATTTGGTCGTTCTGGGATCCGTATGGGGAAATTGAATCGCTTCCTGTAGCGGTAGTTAATGAGGATGAAGGCGCAATGCTAGAGGGAGAGGAAGTACAAGCGGGAGACGAATTTATAGCTAATCTTCAAGATGAAGCTGCATTGGACTTTCATTTTGTGAGCGAAGCAGAAGCCCGTCGAGGAATGAACGATTTTGAATACTATTTTTATGTGCATATTCCGGAGGTGTTTTCGGAAGACGTTATTAGTGTGATGGAAGATGAGCCGGCAAGAGGAACACTTTATTATGAAGTGAATGAAGATTATAATTTCGTTTCTTCGCAAATAGCGGACAGTGCTATTTCTGAGATGGAGGAGGAGTTATCGGAGGCATTAACATTTGCTTATGTCGAGGTTGCGAATGACTCTTTTAACACATTCAGTAACCATCTAAATGATATTGAAGACGGAACAGAATCATTGCTTGAAGCGAATTATACAGTTCTAGATGGAGCAGGGGATTTGAGTAGCGGTCTGGCTGAGTTAATGGATGGAGTAGGTGAACTTACTGAGGGAATAGAGCAATTAAATACAGGTGTTAAGCAGGCGGAAGCAGAATGGCTACATGTGACAGATACCCTTGAACACTCCGACCAAATGGAAGAAGGGAGGAGTACGTTCGCGTCAATCAGAGACAAAACGGAGGAAATAGAAGCTTTTCTGGAACATGGCGATACACATGCACTAGAAGAACAGCTGGATGAATGGCTAGATCTTGTGGAGACATTAAATCAATCACTGGATAGTTATTCCATAACAGAAAACCTAGACCATGTTGAATCGGTATACAAGGATATGGAGAAGGCACAACAGAGAATGGATGAAGTCGCGGAGAAACTTGAAAGAGAAGAAGAAGGTATGCAAGATGTATTTGATGAAAGCCTACAATTAGCAAATGACGTTGAGCAATTTTTGAATGAATTCACGGTGCTTGCATCGGAACCTATAGAAACGATTGAAGAGATGGAAGCTCATTATCATAAACTTCCAGACCTTCTGGATAATCATTTTCCTGAATGGGAGGAGAATGAAGAATTGGTTGCATGGTACGAAAGTGGTCTTGCGGACTTCGAGGGAGAACCGAATGATCAATATGAAATGGAAGAACAAGTAGATAATATGAATAGGCGTCTCGTTGAATTTCAAAATCAGATGGAGGAAGAGCAACAATCGATGGAATCTATTGTGGAGCCAATTGATGATGGCAAGCAAGAGATTAATAAAGTTGTAACGGCATTGGACACCTTCTATGACGGTTTGGATGAGGCGGAAGGAACTTTACATGCGTTGGAATCAACACTTCAGGATATTCAAGAGGCTGGAGAAGGGCTGCAATCATACGAGAACTTCAATACTATTGAAACAAAGGTTTATCAGTCGGTAGCTGAAGTAAATGATGGGCTAGATAACTTAGAATCTGTTTATCAGACGGCATTAAGCTATCAAGATGAAGTGACAAGTGGATTGGCACAGCTTTCTGAAGGAACAACGAATGCTAGTGATGGTGCTTCGAATTTGGAAGAAGGGATAATGGAAGCGAATAGTGGTGGAAAGGATTTGGTAAATGGACTGGAGGATGTCAGGGAAGGGACCAATGAAATTAATTCGAATATAGCTGAACTGGCTGAAGTTACGAATGGAATCTCCCCTTCAGCTGAGCAGGAAGAAATGGCATCTTCACCAATTGAATCCCAAAGTACGTTTGAAGAAAGCAATTACTCTTACGGGGAGGGCTTGACACCCTATTTTTTGTCTATTGGTCTTTATGTCGGAGCCCTTACGTTGTCGATTATTTATCCATTCCGAGAGGCGTTAGGTCCGCATGAAAATGGGAAACAATGGTTTCTTGGAAAACTTGGCGTTATTCTGATAGTGGCATCGCTACAGGTATCCGTTTTACTTGTGTTTCTTTTGTATATTCTTAATTTATCGGTCGAATCTCCACTGGCATTTATAGGCTTTACGTACCTGGTCAGCTTTGTGTTTATGAGTCTTATTTTTATGTTGGTGGGTGTGCTAGATAACCCTGGAAGGTTTATTGCAATTGTTTTATTAATTCTGCAGCTTGGTGGAAGCGGTGGAACCTTTCCGGTTGAACTTCTTGCTTCACCACTTCAAACAATTCATGGATGGCTACCAATGACTTACTCTGTACTAGGTTTTAGATCGGTTATTTTTATGGACTCACCCGTTCTATTAGGGCAGAGTATGGTGTTTTTAGTTACGATGGCGATTATAACACTAGCGATCACGTTCTACTTTTATCACAAAAAGTATCGTAAATTGGGGAATGATGTGGAAAGTTAAGGTATAAGCATGTTCCATTATGATATAATAAAGAGAGAAAGATGGTGCTCAATATGCAAGGGAGGGTTTCAAGATGACGAAGAAAATCCTTGTGGCTTATGATGGGTCTGAGCTAAGTAAAAAAGCAATCCATGAAGCAAAGTATCAATCGAAACAAGAGCCAGAAACAGAGGTTCATGTTATTTCGATCATTAGGCAAACGGGTCCAAACACAAATACGATTATATCCCGTAGTTTGGCGAATGAAGCAGCAGAAGAATTTCGTCCGCAAATGCAAAAGGTTAAAGAAGAATTTGATGCGGAAGGGATAGAGGTTCTAACAGAGGTTCTTGTTAGTAATCCATCAACGAATATAGGTGGGGAAATCTGTGAGTATGCAGCGAATAATGAGATTGATTTAATCATTATTGGAAGTCGTGGTCTAGGCGGCGTAAGGAAATTCCTTGGAAGTGTAAGTAACAATGTCGTTCAAAACGCTGGTTGCCCAGTTATGGTTGTTAAATAAAGTTTTAAAAATCCAGTTCACACTTCATTGAGCTGGATTTTTGTATGTAAATTTATAGAAATGAAAGCGAGCAAGTCTGCTCCTTCTGGTGTTGGAGGGAAAGTCCGTTAACGCGTAGCCATTCTTTTCTATATTCATAATCTGGAAGAATGAATTTGACGAGTTTCCAGAATTCCACTGAATGATCTTGAATGATTAAATGTGTCAATTCATGTACGATAACATAATCAAATACGTTTGAGGGTGCCATGATTAGTCGCCAATTGATGTAAATATCACCATCAGGCGTGCATGTACCCCTCCGTTTATGCTGTGTTCGAAGGTTGATTGATTTTGGCTGTACATTGAGAAGCGATTGATAATAGGTTGTGCGTTGCTGAAGCTTTTTTACCCCCTGCTTACGGTACCACCTAATCAGTTGTTTTTCCAATGTATCTTGTACCTGCTTTTGTGACCAGTTTTGAGGAACCGTGGCAATGAATCTGCCTTGGTAGAAAACAAGATTTGCTAATGTGATTGATATTTTCATGTCTCTGCGCTCTTGTCTGTATAGGATGTAGTCGATTGTTGTTGTGCCATATGTGAATGTGGGCATTGGATTACGAACCTCCCGCGGTTGCTTGTAAGTTTTATGATAGCATTTCTGTATAAAAATAGTTTTTCATTTCAATTCATTAATGGAAGAAGTGCGTTGTGGAGGTTTAACCGATGTTTTCCCAATAATCAGATGGTAGCAAACTATTAAATTTATTACCATTCGATAACGCTTGTAATCTACTTTTAATATTCGTGTAACCTAGTGCCTGGAAGAATGTGCTATTATAAGTTGAATTGAAAATTTAAGGGGGACTACATAGTGAAAAAATTAGTAGCTACGGTTGCTACAGGTGTCATTGTAGCTGGCGCTTCTTTATCAAATGTTTCAGCAGCGGAAGTTCAGGTTCAAAAAGGTGACAGCTTATGGAGTATAGCAAACGCATATAACACGACCGTTGACGACTTATTTGATGTAAATGATTTAAAGTCATCTCTTATTCATCCAAACCAAATACTAATCATTGACGAACAATACAAAGTAGAAAAAGGTGACACTTTATCCGGTATCGGAAACAAATTTGGTGTACGGGTAACTGATTTGAAAGAATGGAATAACCTTAAATCAGATCTCATCACAGTCGGTCAAACGTTAACTATTAAAGATACAAATGCTGAAAAGAAAGATGTAGCTGTTGCACAAGTACCTGATAATAAATCAGCCAATGTCAACGAATCATCTAACGAAAATAATCAGCCAAGTGAAGAAGTAGAAGCTGAAGCTGAAGCCGAAGCAGCTGCAAAAGCGCAGGAAGAAGCGGATGCTAAAGCCGCTGCAAAGGCAGAGAAAGAAGCTGAAGCCGAAGCAGCTGTAAAAGCGCAGGAAGAAGCGGATGCTAAAGCTGCTGCAAAGGCAGAGGAAGAAGCTGAAGCCGAAGCAGCTGAAAAAGCGCAGGAAGAAGCGGATGCTAAAGCCGCTGCAAAGGCAGAGGAAGAAGCTGAAGCCGAAGCAGCTGCAAAAGCGCAGGAAGAAGCGGACGCTAAAGCCGCTGCAAAGGCAGAGGAAGAAGCTGAGGCCGAAGCAGCTGCTAAAGCAAAAGAAGAAGCTGAAGCCAAAGCTGCTGCGGAAGCACAGGAAAAACCAAAAGCAGAATCAACTGAAACACAAGAAAAAACGCAGACTGTAACAAAAACGGAAGACAATACACAGGAAAATGCTAATGGTGAAACATTTTCTGTAACTTCTACAGCATATACAGCTGGTTGTGAAGGTTGCTCTGGTATTACATCAACAGGACTTGACTTAAATGCAAATCCGAATAAAAAGGTAATTGCTGTTGATCCAAGCGTTAT
Proteins encoded:
- a CDS encoding universal stress protein — its product is MTKKILVAYDGSELSKKAIHEAKYQSKQEPETEVHVISIIRQTGPNTNTIISRSLANEAAEEFRPQMQKVKEEFDAEGIEVLTEVLVSNPSTNIGGEICEYAANNEIDLIIIGSRGLGGVRKFLGSVSNNVVQNAGCPVMVVK
- a CDS encoding TetR/AcrR family transcriptional regulator, whose amino-acid sequence is MLENKRGLILDSAANSFSMYGFKGTTMDKVASLAGVGKGTIYTVFDNKEDLFDAVLQQIIIEMEHIFYKCILPEKSVSDNLYEALNQLLEFRKEHQVMMKLTYEVRMFGTDHSKQALDKIEDAIIQCVESQLIQAVEQKKIYASEPSITAFLLYKLYMSLVFDYEEKYGRLDKDLIAKIFQQHFMYALIHNKEM
- a CDS encoding YhgE/Pip domain-containing protein, with product MKGISHELRGIFASKKLVIALMGIILMPLLYGGLLIWSFWDPYGEIESLPVAVVNEDEGAMLEGEEVQAGDEFIANLQDEAALDFHFVSEAEARRGMNDFEYYFYVHIPEVFSEDVISVMEDEPARGTLYYEVNEDYNFVSSQIADSAISEMEEELSEALTFAYVEVANDSFNTFSNHLNDIEDGTESLLEANYTVLDGAGDLSSGLAELMDGVGELTEGIEQLNTGVKQAEAEWLHVTDTLEHSDQMEEGRSTFASIRDKTEEIEAFLEHGDTHALEEQLDEWLDLVETLNQSLDSYSITENLDHVESVYKDMEKAQQRMDEVAEKLEREEEGMQDVFDESLQLANDVEQFLNEFTVLASEPIETIEEMEAHYHKLPDLLDNHFPEWEENEELVAWYESGLADFEGEPNDQYEMEEQVDNMNRRLVEFQNQMEEEQQSMESIVEPIDDGKQEINKVVTALDTFYDGLDEAEGTLHALESTLQDIQEAGEGLQSYENFNTIETKVYQSVAEVNDGLDNLESVYQTALSYQDEVTSGLAQLSEGTTNASDGASNLEEGIMEANSGGKDLVNGLEDVREGTNEINSNIAELAEVTNGISPSAEQEEMASSPIESQSTFEESNYSYGEGLTPYFLSIGLYVGALTLSIIYPFREALGPHENGKQWFLGKLGVILIVASLQVSVLLVFLLYILNLSVESPLAFIGFTYLVSFVFMSLIFMLVGVLDNPGRFIAIVLLILQLGGSGGTFPVELLASPLQTIHGWLPMTYSVLGFRSVIFMDSPVLLGQSMVFLVTMAIITLAITFYFYHKKYRKLGNDVES
- a CDS encoding 3D domain-containing protein, with amino-acid sequence MKKLVATVATGVIVAGASLSNVSAAEVQVQKGDSLWSIANAYNTTVDDLFDVNDLKSSLIHPNQILIIDEQYKVEKGDTLSGIGNKFGVRVTDLKEWNNLKSDLITVGQTLTIKDTNAEKKDVAVAQVPDNKSANVNESSNENNQPSEEVEAEAEAEAAAKAQEEADAKAAAKAEKEAEAEAAVKAQEEADAKAAAKAEEEAEAEAAEKAQEEADAKAAAKAEEEAEAEAAAKAQEEADAKAAAKAEEEAEAEAAAKAKEEAEAKAAAEAQEKPKAESTETQEKTQTVTKTEDNTQENANGETFSVTSTAYTAGCEGCSGITSTGLDLNANPNKKVIAVDPSVIPLGSKVYVEGYGHAVAGDIGGAINGNKIDVHVPTTEDAFSWGVRTVDVTVVE
- a CDS encoding M48 family metallopeptidase, producing the protein MPTFTYGTTTIDYILYRQERRDMKISITLANLVFYQGRFIATVPQNWSQKQVQDTLEKQLIRWYRKQGVKKLQQRTTYYQSLLNVQPKSINLRTQHKRRGTCTPDGDIYINWRLIMAPSNVFDYVIVHELTHLIIQDHSVEFWKLVKFILPDYEYRKEWLRVNGLSLQHQKEQTCSLSFL